The Arachis hypogaea cultivar Tifrunner chromosome 19, arahy.Tifrunner.gnm2.J5K5, whole genome shotgun sequence genome has a window encoding:
- the LOC112777624 gene encoding glyoxylate/hydroxypyruvate reductase HPR3: protein MSETMTSELPPLLVMGPPALYSLFQSQNSNKYRFLDAFSSNLPLLQFLQTQQIHPSSVCAILCNPLQPVTADVIRSLPSLGIVVTVSVGSDHIDIPECLRRCIQVVTLGTQFTADVADIAVALLIDVQFKISAGDRFARNWGPCKPLASPSGSKLGGKRVGIIGLGRIGGEVAKRLEAFDCIIMYHSRNKNPSVSYTFYSNVVDLASNSDVLILCCPLTEQTKYIVNKEVMLALGKDGIIVNVGRGALIDEKELVQCLMEGEIRGAGLDVFENEPNVPEELFALDNVVLSPHAAAYTLDCFMDACEHVAKSLDAFFSSKSLIISPIT from the exons ATGAGTGAAACAATGACTTCAGAGCTTCCACCACTCTTGGTGATGGGTCCTCCAGCGTTGTATAGCCTCTTCCAATCTCAAAACTCTAACAAATACCGTTTCCTTGATGCCTTCTCCTCTAATCTCCCACTCCTTCAATTCCTTCAAACCCAACAAATCCACCCTTCCTCCGTTTGCGCCATCCTCTGCAACCCTCTACAGCCGGTCACTGCTGACGTCATCCGCTCACTCCCCTCCCTCGGCATTGTTGTTACGGTCAGCGTCGGATCTGACCACATTGACATCCCCGAGTGCCTGCGCCGCTGCATCCAAGTTGTCACTCTCGGGACACAGTTCACCGCCGACGTTGCTGACATAGCCGTCGCGTTGCTCATCGACGTCCAGTTCAAGATCTCTGCCGGCGACCGCTTCGCTAGAAACTGGGGTCCATGTAAGCCCTTGGCTTCTCCTTCTGGATCAAAG CTAGGAGGCAAGAGAGTTGGGATTATTGGATTGGGAAGAATTGGTGGGGAAGTTGCCAAAAGGCTAGAGGCCTTTGATTGCATAATCATGTACCATTCAAGGAACAAGAATCCATCAGTCTCATACACTTTCTACTCCAATGTGGTTGATCTTGCCTCTAACAGTgatgttcttatactttgttgtccATTAACTGAGCAGACAAAGTACATAGTCAACAAGGAAGTAATGTTAGCATTGGGGAAGGATGGCATTATTGTGAATGTTGGAAGAGGAGCTCTAATTGATGAAAAGGAATTGGTACAATGTTTGATGGAAGGTGAAATAAGAGGTGCTGGTTTGGATGTGTTTGAGAATGAGCCTAATGTTCCCGAGGAACTTTTTGCATTGGACAATGTTGTCCTTTCACCACATGCTGCTGCTTACACATTAGATTGTTTCATGGATGCATGTGAACATGTAGCAAAGAGTTTAGATGCCTTCTTCTCAAGTAAATCCCTTATTATTTCTCCAATAACATGA